Proteins found in one Synechococcus sp. UW179A genomic segment:
- a CDS encoding sigma factor-like helix-turn-helix DNA-binding protein — protein QERVLRMRYGMDGEDPMSLTAIAKSLKMSRDRTRKLEREGLEMLRRGDVQLEAYVLA, from the coding sequence TGCAGGAGCGTGTGTTGCGGATGCGCTACGGGATGGACGGCGAGGATCCGATGAGCCTTACGGCGATTGCTAAATCTCTGAAAATGAGCCGTGATCGAACCCGCAAGCTCGAACGCGAAGGCCTGGAAATGTTGCGTCGGGGTGATGTGCAGCTAGAGGCTTATGTCTTG